The following coding sequences are from one Streptomyces sp. NBC_01485 window:
- a CDS encoding nSTAND1 domain-containing NTPase, which yields MGRPERPLDPGAGPVQRLANELRELRKAAGSPSYRTMAIEAGFSATTLSLAAAGERLPSLAVVQGYARACGGDPGEWDARWKAAEAEAAGLPADDAEDETPPYRGLARFEPDDRDLFFGRDRLLDEVQELVCGEHRFAVLFGASGSGKSSLLRAGLIPRLREKIAERGTPAVLRVFTPGPQPAVTYGELLDPADDEPESWVVVDQFEEVFTLCRDPAERARFLNLLLAARAPGSRLKVLIAVRADFYARCAEHRELADALRSSALLVGPMTADELRETVIRPAQAAGLLVERELTARIIEEVLEQPGGLPMLSHALLETWRRRKGRMLTLAAYEAVGGVSGAIAASAEDVYGRLSPDQEHSARRLLLRMVEPGQGTPDTRRPLTRAELAEYADPEAPVVLELLAGARLLTADEDAVHLAHEALINCWPRLHGWIEEDRERLRHHRRLTEAACSWLEHDRDPGALYRGGRLVRAEEIFPDHANDPALTDAERAFLVAAFDVRQAERLAAARSRSRGRLLVGALSAVLAVCLVVVLAAYEQHVDSTRQQTQNTARRIAAVADGLRTTDPRAALLLGAASWRIAELPETRRALLGSLAQPEPDAFTDPSSGYAERRFLVDSGRTLLGVGDRVWQTWDVATHRRTGRGTLPVGDALAAGPDGRILALSVGDGERLWDTATGRWAAARPAAGGYDLALAPSGRSYLLGNTYEDGVQLRSVTDGRLLFETRDADRANVMPSADDRRVVVCPTGHAPQVWDTATHRALPGAWQKAGALCDDDTSMVAYGYATADRFAVVTGAGVRVWDIPSGRQVAQIADAGVEYASLSKDGAFLATAGTDEVRIWRLSVPGTPVFRHPLNNQHLYDGLAWDPGRPVLRYLEGGTVHTLDLTTALTSAWRDRPLDGVLLSPDGRTLATAVRTGARYRFELHAAADGRLLHTLPAPPMPVSRDAALPVVPQNTASLMAFSPDGGSFAYGISVAGRQADPQKFTVWDVRRGRAQTSLDLSASASGTAVIALALSPGGRTLYTTRTPEVGALSNETWDTASHRRERSVDDTALASYHLAVRPDGRLLVGDNRSSLLPRGAILAKDLVQGEEINALAFSPDGHGLAAGDMTGRVALWDGDLSHRAGILRNVFPAPLSGNAPEAVSALALSPDGHTLAVGGDAGTLQLWDTTSQQPLGGPLPTPGEAIETLTFTADSTTLYAGGTHVSLQRYAVDTEHAVTGVCARASGTDLTKAEWRTYVPDAPYRRVCG from the coding sequence GTGGGACGTCCCGAACGACCGTTGGACCCCGGTGCCGGCCCGGTGCAGCGCCTCGCGAACGAGCTGCGCGAGCTGCGCAAGGCCGCCGGATCCCCCTCGTACCGCACGATGGCGATCGAGGCCGGTTTCTCCGCGACGACGCTGTCGCTGGCGGCGGCCGGGGAGCGGCTGCCGTCGCTCGCCGTGGTCCAGGGGTACGCGCGGGCCTGCGGGGGCGACCCCGGGGAGTGGGACGCGCGGTGGAAGGCGGCGGAGGCCGAGGCCGCCGGGCTGCCGGCCGACGACGCGGAGGACGAGACGCCGCCGTACCGGGGGCTGGCCCGCTTCGAGCCGGACGACCGTGACCTGTTCTTCGGCCGGGACCGGCTGCTCGACGAGGTGCAGGAGCTGGTGTGCGGCGAGCACCGGTTCGCGGTGCTCTTCGGTGCGTCCGGCAGCGGCAAGTCCTCGCTGCTGCGGGCCGGACTGATACCCCGGCTGCGGGAGAAGATCGCCGAGCGCGGGACTCCGGCGGTGCTGCGGGTGTTCACCCCGGGGCCGCAGCCGGCCGTCACCTACGGGGAGTTGCTGGACCCGGCGGACGACGAGCCGGAGAGCTGGGTGGTCGTCGACCAGTTCGAGGAGGTCTTCACGCTCTGCCGGGACCCGGCCGAGCGGGCCCGGTTCCTGAACCTGCTGCTGGCCGCCCGCGCCCCGGGCTCGCGGCTGAAGGTGCTGATCGCCGTCCGCGCCGACTTCTACGCCCGGTGCGCCGAACACCGTGAGCTGGCGGACGCGCTGCGCTCCTCCGCGCTGCTGGTCGGCCCGATGACCGCCGACGAACTGCGCGAGACCGTCATACGGCCCGCGCAGGCGGCCGGGCTGCTGGTGGAGCGGGAGCTGACCGCGCGCATCATCGAGGAGGTCCTCGAACAGCCCGGCGGGCTGCCGATGCTGTCGCACGCCCTGCTGGAGACCTGGCGGCGGCGCAAGGGGCGGATGCTGACCCTGGCCGCCTACGAGGCGGTCGGCGGGGTCAGCGGCGCGATCGCGGCGAGCGCCGAGGACGTCTACGGGCGGCTCTCCCCCGACCAGGAGCACTCCGCGCGCCGGCTGCTGCTGCGGATGGTCGAGCCGGGGCAGGGCACCCCCGACACCCGGCGCCCGCTGACCCGCGCCGAGCTGGCGGAGTACGCCGACCCCGAGGCGCCGGTCGTGCTGGAGCTGCTGGCCGGCGCCCGGCTGCTGACCGCCGACGAGGACGCCGTCCACCTCGCCCACGAGGCCCTGATCAACTGCTGGCCCCGGCTGCACGGCTGGATCGAGGAGGACCGCGAACGGCTCCGACACCACCGCCGGCTGACCGAGGCGGCCTGCTCCTGGCTGGAGCACGACCGCGACCCCGGCGCGCTGTACCGGGGCGGCCGGCTCGTCCGGGCCGAGGAGATCTTCCCCGACCACGCGAACGACCCCGCCCTGACCGACGCCGAGCGGGCCTTCCTCGTCGCCGCGTTCGACGTCCGGCAGGCGGAGCGGCTGGCCGCGGCGCGCTCCCGCAGCCGGGGCCGGCTGCTGGTGGGCGCGCTGTCGGCGGTCCTCGCGGTGTGCCTGGTGGTGGTGCTGGCCGCCTACGAGCAGCACGTGGACAGCACCCGGCAGCAGACGCAGAACACCGCCCGCCGGATCGCCGCCGTCGCCGACGGGCTGCGCACCACCGACCCGCGCGCCGCGCTGCTGCTGGGCGCCGCGTCCTGGCGGATCGCCGAGCTGCCGGAGACCCGGCGCGCCCTGCTCGGCTCGCTCGCCCAGCCGGAACCGGACGCCTTCACCGACCCGTCCTCGGGCTACGCCGAGCGGCGCTTCCTCGTCGACTCCGGCCGCACCCTGCTCGGCGTCGGGGACCGCGTCTGGCAGACCTGGGACGTGGCCACGCACCGCCGTACCGGCCGGGGCACGCTTCCCGTGGGCGACGCGCTCGCGGCGGGACCCGACGGCCGGATCCTCGCCCTGTCCGTCGGCGACGGCGAACGCCTGTGGGACACCGCCACCGGCCGCTGGGCGGCGGCCCGGCCGGCGGCCGGCGGCTACGACCTCGCCCTCGCCCCGAGCGGCCGCAGCTACCTGCTCGGCAACACCTACGAGGACGGCGTGCAGCTCCGGTCCGTCACGGACGGCCGGCTGCTGTTCGAGACCCGGGACGCCGACCGGGCGAACGTGATGCCGAGCGCCGACGACCGCAGGGTGGTCGTCTGCCCCACCGGCCACGCCCCCCAGGTGTGGGACACGGCCACCCACCGCGCGCTGCCCGGCGCCTGGCAGAAGGCCGGCGCCCTCTGCGACGACGACACGTCGATGGTGGCGTACGGCTACGCCACGGCCGACCGGTTCGCCGTCGTCACCGGCGCCGGCGTCCGCGTCTGGGACATCCCCTCGGGGCGGCAGGTCGCCCAGATCGCCGACGCGGGCGTGGAGTACGCCTCCCTCAGCAAGGACGGGGCGTTCCTCGCGACCGCCGGCACCGACGAGGTCCGCATCTGGCGCCTCTCCGTTCCCGGCACGCCCGTCTTCCGCCACCCCCTCAACAACCAGCACCTCTACGACGGCCTTGCCTGGGACCCCGGCCGGCCCGTGCTGCGCTACCTGGAGGGCGGCACCGTCCACACCCTCGACCTCACGACGGCCCTCACGTCGGCGTGGCGCGACCGTCCGCTGGACGGCGTCCTGCTCAGCCCCGACGGCCGCACCCTCGCCACCGCAGTGCGCACGGGCGCCCGCTACCGCTTCGAACTCCACGCCGCGGCCGACGGCCGGCTGCTGCACACGCTCCCCGCCCCGCCGATGCCCGTCTCCCGGGACGCCGCCCTGCCGGTCGTCCCGCAGAACACGGCGTCCCTGATGGCGTTCAGCCCCGACGGCGGTTCCTTCGCGTACGGCATCTCGGTCGCCGGCCGGCAGGCGGACCCGCAGAAGTTCACCGTCTGGGACGTCCGCCGGGGACGGGCCCAGACCTCCCTGGACCTGTCGGCGTCCGCGTCCGGCACCGCCGTCATCGCCCTCGCCCTGTCACCCGGCGGCCGCACCCTCTACACCACCCGCACCCCGGAGGTCGGCGCGCTCAGCAACGAGACGTGGGACACCGCGAGCCACCGCCGTGAGCGCAGCGTCGACGACACCGCCCTCGCCAGCTACCACCTCGCCGTCCGCCCCGACGGCCGTCTGCTGGTCGGCGACAACCGCTCCTCCCTGCTGCCCCGGGGGGCGATCCTCGCGAAGGACCTCGTCCAGGGGGAGGAGATCAACGCCCTCGCCTTCAGCCCCGACGGACACGGTCTCGCGGCGGGCGACATGACCGGCCGGGTCGCCCTGTGGGACGGCGACCTGAGCCACCGGGCGGGCATCCTGCGCAACGTCTTCCCGGCGCCCCTCAGCGGCAACGCGCCCGAAGCGGTCAGTGCCCTCGCCCTGTCACCCGACGGCCACACCCTCGCCGTCGGCGGCGACGCGGGCACGCTCCAGCTCTGGGACACGACGTCCCAGCAGCCCCTCGGCGGCCCGCTCCCCACCCCCGGCGAGGCCATCGAGACCCTCACCTTCACCGCGGACAGCACCACGCTGTACGCTGGCGGCACCCACGTCTCCCTCCAGCGCTACGCCGTGGACACGGAGCACGCGGTGACCGGCGTCTGCGCCCGGGCCTCCGGCACCGACCTGACCAAGGCGGAGTGGCGGACGTACGTACCGGACGCGCCGTACCGGCGGGTGTGCGGCTGA
- a CDS encoding ALF repeat-containing protein, which produces MQTVFWSRRRVLGALAATAVASTPLLLVAPAAAAAEGTAPEPIPLPDTERAKVVKSWISGGKGVKAAAAEALSGTDSEIQTFLTETLPIQTVQDNRVAIVSSLDRAGKGLRRAAVAALDNGDAAIADFLKDGFKPAVLEDLQVATITVSGTGDKAVQRDATAALNAGTQSTLIAFLTDAQYDARLEDARVQVTAMLTKAGPEVQKYADRALSGTASDVEWFIETGQHIARARDQESATIEELVAVVVREGKRAERQTNLAVEASARAQTAAGKAKEAAEKAAAEASAAKEDVQKSGAAARKAASAAKGAADAARNAINASNAAVSASRRASWAATGAAQAAANAGSAAARAYNAAIGASKDAGKAEAAKNAAVAARNAAAKARTAAKAADQAAVAGTKAAAAGSAAAGAARNAAAAANAAAQAGAAAGAAQSEAAEAKRQAAIASSAANRATNAASTAQALATTAAAAARTARDAANSAADHADKAAAAAEEAVKYAGKAVDYANRSTAHAAAAVLAANTATKAVSDALVVEQNARNAEAETLEQDKLQAIEEVRLLAEIETKELTAYQNKVAQAQQTDQATKDLIAKAEQALAADDMTAAAVLGRKAAIALLNSRGAWTRQAAQFALSGTDDDVYAWIDLDRVLAQGQDDRETTLHVATIAGPKIAEAALGALESPSSKAVGDFLTSGMKKASDEDNRVAIIRILGSKPGKAVTAAANKALDLNTTEALQNFFDHDYPEAIREDDAVLTLTLMNTGGAFTKAYAEVVMEGPTWMRRNFVSLVQFRTAQLDHDTATHVAAIRGSIAAAAKIAEKAQENAALASKAGADARNAAAEAKQWAAKALDSAAKADDYADEARRNADAADKSAADAKASANRASTAASTARGAARSANYSANKAMDSARAALRSSYSAQVSAADARASSIAAGKDAATAAAAATQARQIAAAKREAEVKAAAEAAAEKARRERGARIDPADKDTNDQINPNGTGGDADEWWNDAGFYADAFNAISVGAGFLAAGCALAAFVFPPAAAAAGFFSVASMGAGALGTLFTGIEHGFSSGEFIESAFGTGLSLVTFGQSKWIGAADKALGGKLIKPVVGKIADVGEDVVSGATKVLSSIF; this is translated from the coding sequence ATGCAGACAGTTTTCTGGAGCCGGCGCCGCGTGCTCGGTGCGCTCGCCGCCACCGCCGTAGCGTCCACGCCTTTGCTGCTCGTCGCCCCGGCCGCCGCCGCGGCGGAGGGCACGGCACCCGAACCAATCCCGCTGCCGGACACCGAGCGGGCGAAAGTGGTCAAATCCTGGATATCGGGTGGAAAAGGTGTCAAGGCCGCAGCCGCCGAGGCCCTGTCCGGCACTGACAGCGAGATTCAGACCTTCCTGACCGAAACGTTGCCGATCCAGACCGTGCAGGACAACCGCGTCGCCATCGTCAGCAGCCTGGACCGCGCGGGCAAGGGCCTGCGCCGTGCGGCGGTCGCCGCCCTCGACAACGGTGACGCCGCCATCGCCGACTTCTTGAAGGACGGCTTCAAACCCGCCGTCCTCGAGGACCTCCAGGTGGCCACCATCACCGTGTCGGGCACCGGCGACAAGGCGGTCCAGCGGGACGCCACCGCCGCCCTGAACGCCGGCACCCAGTCGACCCTGATCGCGTTCCTCACCGACGCCCAGTACGACGCACGCCTGGAGGACGCCCGGGTCCAGGTCACCGCCATGCTGACGAAGGCCGGCCCGGAGGTGCAGAAGTACGCCGACCGTGCCCTCAGCGGCACCGCGTCCGACGTGGAGTGGTTCATCGAGACCGGGCAGCACATCGCCCGGGCCCGGGACCAGGAGTCGGCCACGATCGAGGAGCTCGTCGCCGTAGTCGTACGGGAGGGCAAGCGCGCCGAGCGCCAGACGAACCTGGCCGTCGAGGCCTCCGCACGCGCCCAGACCGCCGCGGGGAAGGCGAAGGAGGCGGCGGAGAAGGCTGCCGCCGAGGCTTCCGCCGCCAAGGAGGACGTGCAGAAGTCCGGGGCGGCGGCCCGAAAGGCGGCGTCCGCCGCGAAGGGCGCGGCGGACGCCGCCCGTAACGCCATCAACGCCTCGAACGCCGCTGTGTCGGCGTCCCGCCGTGCCTCCTGGGCCGCCACCGGCGCCGCCCAGGCCGCCGCGAACGCCGGCAGCGCCGCGGCCCGCGCGTACAATGCCGCGATCGGTGCCTCCAAGGACGCCGGCAAGGCCGAGGCCGCCAAGAACGCGGCGGTCGCCGCCCGCAACGCCGCGGCCAAGGCGCGCACCGCCGCAAAGGCGGCCGATCAGGCGGCCGTCGCCGGAACCAAGGCCGCCGCCGCCGGTTCCGCCGCAGCCGGCGCCGCACGCAACGCGGCCGCCGCCGCGAACGCCGCCGCCCAGGCCGGCGCCGCTGCCGGCGCCGCACAGTCGGAGGCCGCGGAGGCCAAGCGCCAGGCCGCGATCGCGTCCAGCGCCGCCAACAGGGCCACCAATGCCGCCTCCACCGCCCAGGCCCTCGCCACCACCGCGGCCGCGGCTGCCCGCACTGCCCGGGACGCCGCCAACTCCGCGGCGGACCACGCCGACAAGGCGGCGGCCGCCGCCGAGGAGGCCGTGAAGTACGCCGGCAAGGCCGTCGACTACGCCAACAGGTCCACCGCCCACGCGGCGGCGGCCGTGCTGGCCGCCAACACGGCCACCAAGGCCGTCTCCGACGCCCTCGTGGTGGAGCAGAACGCGCGGAACGCCGAGGCGGAAACCCTCGAGCAGGACAAACTGCAGGCCATCGAAGAGGTCAGGCTGCTCGCCGAGATCGAGACGAAGGAGCTGACCGCCTATCAGAACAAGGTTGCCCAGGCCCAGCAGACCGATCAGGCGACCAAGGATCTGATCGCCAAGGCCGAGCAGGCGCTGGCGGCCGACGACATGACGGCCGCGGCGGTCCTGGGGCGCAAGGCGGCCATCGCCCTGCTCAACTCCAGGGGCGCCTGGACCCGGCAGGCGGCCCAGTTCGCCCTCTCCGGCACGGACGACGACGTGTACGCCTGGATCGACCTCGACCGGGTCCTGGCCCAGGGACAGGACGACCGGGAGACCACGCTCCACGTGGCCACGATCGCCGGCCCCAAGATCGCTGAAGCAGCCCTGGGCGCTCTGGAGAGCCCCTCGTCCAAGGCGGTCGGTGACTTCCTCACCAGCGGCATGAAGAAGGCCTCCGACGAGGACAACCGGGTGGCGATCATCCGTATCCTGGGCTCGAAGCCTGGTAAGGCCGTCACCGCCGCGGCGAACAAGGCGCTCGACCTCAACACCACCGAAGCGCTGCAGAACTTCTTCGACCACGACTACCCCGAGGCGATACGGGAGGACGACGCCGTCCTCACCCTCACGCTGATGAACACCGGGGGCGCCTTCACCAAGGCGTACGCCGAGGTGGTCATGGAGGGGCCCACCTGGATGCGCCGCAACTTCGTCTCCCTGGTGCAGTTCCGGACAGCCCAGCTCGACCACGACACCGCTACCCATGTCGCCGCGATCCGCGGCTCCATCGCGGCCGCGGCGAAGATCGCCGAGAAGGCGCAGGAGAACGCCGCCCTCGCATCGAAGGCCGGTGCCGACGCCCGGAACGCCGCCGCCGAGGCCAAGCAGTGGGCGGCCAAGGCGCTCGACTCCGCGGCCAAGGCCGACGACTACGCCGACGAGGCCAGGCGGAATGCGGACGCTGCCGACAAGTCCGCGGCCGACGCCAAGGCGTCCGCGAACAGGGCGAGCACGGCGGCGTCGACCGCCCGCGGCGCCGCCCGCTCCGCGAACTACTCGGCGAACAAGGCGATGGACTCCGCCCGCGCCGCCCTCAGGTCGTCGTACAGCGCCCAGGTTTCGGCCGCCGACGCCCGCGCTTCCTCGATCGCGGCGGGCAAGGACGCGGCGACGGCGGCCGCCGCGGCCACCCAGGCCCGGCAGATCGCCGCGGCCAAGCGTGAGGCCGAGGTCAAGGCGGCTGCCGAGGCAGCCGCCGAGAAGGCCCGCCGTGAGCGGGGGGCCAGGATCGACCCGGCCGACAAGGACACCAACGACCAGATCAACCCCAACGGCACCGGCGGGGACGCCGACGAGTGGTGGAATGATGCCGGCTTCTACGCCGACGCGTTCAACGCGATCAGCGTCGGCGCCGGGTTCCTTGCCGCAGGCTGCGCCCTCGCCGCCTTCGTGTTCCCCCCGGCCGCCGCGGCAGCCGGCTTCTTCTCCGTGGCCTCGATGGGTGCCGGTGCCCTCGGCACCCTCTTCACCGGCATCGAACACGGCTTCTCCAGTGGCGAGTTCATCGAATCCGCCTTCGGCACCGGCCTGAGCCTGGTCACCTTCGGCCAGTCCAAGTGGATCGGCGCCGCGGACAAGGCGCTCGGCGGCAAGCTCATCAAGCCCGTCGTCGGCAAGATCGCCGACGTCGGCGAGGACGTCGTCTCGGGGGCCACCAAGGTCCTGTCGTCCATCTTCTGA
- a CDS encoding FG-GAP-like repeat-containing protein, whose translation MYLSRRPRLSVLAAALIAAPFVLNSTPATALAGADAPARLNYVAKINVGEQSACTGTLIDPQWVLTAATCFAADGKPPAGKPAITTTVTIGRTDLTQTSGSVLSAVRLVPHADRDLVLVKLAARITDPSITPVRLATTPAAAGEELVSAGFGRTKTEWVPDKLHTGTFTVASTTDTTVDLNGSDTATVCKGDAGGPALRTVNGATELVAVNSRSWQGGCLGMDPAETRTGAVDTRVDDIGEWVEHATSRNPDDVTGDGKADIAAVKDDGILWVYPGTGKPGMDTLGTRYQAGRSWQSQDAVTIGDLNNDGIGDLLSRQASDGTLWVYPGTGKPGMEAFATRYQAGRSWQSQDVIRTGDFNSDGLTDVLTRQASDGTLWVYPGTGKPGMDTLGTRYQTGTSWKSQDVVTTGDLNNDGRTDVLSRQASNGTLWVYPGTGKPGMEAFATRYQVGRSWQSQDVIRTGDFNGDGRTDVLSRQASDGTLWVYPGTGKPGMDTLGTRYQAGTSWGPYRII comes from the coding sequence ATGTACCTCTCCAGACGCCCCCGTCTCTCCGTGCTGGCCGCTGCCCTGATCGCGGCCCCTTTCGTGCTGAACTCCACCCCCGCCACCGCGCTTGCCGGAGCCGACGCCCCGGCACGGCTGAACTACGTGGCGAAAATCAACGTCGGTGAACAGAGTGCCTGCACCGGCACCCTCATCGACCCGCAGTGGGTCCTGACCGCGGCCACCTGCTTCGCTGCGGACGGCAAACCCCCCGCAGGCAAACCCGCCATCACCACCACCGTGACCATCGGCCGCACCGACCTGACCCAGACCAGCGGCAGCGTCCTGTCGGCCGTCCGGCTCGTCCCGCATGCCGACCGGGATCTGGTGCTCGTCAAACTCGCCGCCAGGATCACCGATCCGAGCATCACGCCCGTCCGGCTGGCGACCACGCCCGCCGCCGCGGGTGAGGAGCTGGTGAGCGCCGGATTCGGACGCACCAAGACCGAATGGGTGCCCGACAAGCTCCACACCGGCACGTTCACCGTCGCCTCCACCACGGACACGACAGTGGACCTCAACGGCTCCGACACCGCGACCGTCTGCAAGGGCGACGCCGGCGGTCCCGCCCTGCGCACCGTCAACGGCGCCACGGAACTCGTCGCCGTCAACTCCCGCTCCTGGCAGGGCGGATGTCTCGGAATGGATCCCGCCGAGACTCGTACCGGCGCCGTCGACACCCGTGTCGACGACATCGGCGAGTGGGTCGAGCACGCCACCTCCCGCAACCCGGACGACGTCACCGGTGACGGCAAGGCCGACATCGCGGCCGTCAAGGACGACGGCATTCTGTGGGTCTACCCCGGCACCGGAAAGCCCGGCATGGACACCCTCGGCACCCGCTACCAGGCCGGCAGGAGCTGGCAGAGCCAGGACGCCGTCACCATCGGGGACCTCAACAACGACGGCATCGGTGACCTCCTGTCCCGTCAGGCGTCCGACGGCACGTTGTGGGTCTACCCCGGCACCGGAAAGCCCGGCATGGAAGCCTTCGCCACCCGCTACCAGGCCGGCAGGAGCTGGCAGAGCCAGGACGTCATCCGCACCGGGGACTTCAACAGTGACGGGCTCACTGATGTACTGACCCGTCAGGCATCCGACGGCACGTTGTGGGTCTACCCCGGCACCGGAAAGCCCGGCATGGACACCCTCGGCACCCGCTACCAGACCGGCACCAGTTGGAAGAGCCAGGACGTCGTCACCACCGGCGACCTCAACAACGACGGGCGCACCGATGTGCTCTCCCGTCAGGCGTCCAACGGCACGTTGTGGGTCTACCCCGGCACCGGAAAGCCCGGCATGGAAGCCTTCGCCACCCGCTACCAGGTCGGCAGGAGCTGGCAGAGCCAGGACGTCATCCGCACCGGGGACTTCAACGGTGACGGGCGCACCGATGTGCTCTCCCGTCAGGCGTCCGACGGCACGTTGTGGGTCTACCCCGGCACCGGAAAGCCCGGCATGGACACCCTCGGCACCCGCTACCAGGCCGGCACGAGCTGGGGACCCTACCGCATCATCTGA
- a CDS encoding helix-turn-helix domain-containing protein: MGERDEPAVVGRRVQRLRIERGLTQRQLAEPTYTPAYVSTLEAGRVRPSDEALKHIAGRLGVDFEELATGRPARLVTDLRLRLTEAQRALATGAAEDAARQYTGLLAEAEEHGLAEEQATALLGLGECGIDTGDLDAARRCFERAEARLADAPLPARVPALRGRAVTHYLAGELRYAVYLLESTLDELNRGGLPDPDALLLLYASVIGPYMDMGAQARAAQAAEFALALAPRVGDPALVARMHRSVARTLLAEGRLAEADASLAKAAELYRQLHLRTELADCHWTRGYVHAQNGELGLAEEELRTAQTMLSARRAALHSSQVAVELADVLHRGGRSTEAAALLHGVLGDLSSERGAVHAAGAHRLLGVIAEDARDTEAAEEHYVRALSLLERAGAAGDLADLCRLLGDLLRRTGRVDAALDAYRTGLAHRTTPGTTTLGPAPAQPPL; this comes from the coding sequence GTGGGAGAGCGGGACGAGCCGGCGGTCGTGGGGCGCCGAGTGCAGCGGCTCCGCATCGAACGGGGCCTGACGCAAAGGCAGTTGGCCGAGCCGACCTACACCCCTGCCTACGTCTCCACCCTGGAGGCCGGCCGGGTGCGCCCCTCCGACGAGGCGCTCAAGCACATCGCCGGCCGGCTCGGCGTCGACTTCGAGGAACTGGCGACCGGCCGCCCCGCCCGCCTGGTCACCGACCTGCGGCTCCGTCTCACCGAGGCCCAGCGCGCGCTGGCCACCGGGGCGGCCGAGGACGCGGCACGCCAGTACACCGGGCTCCTCGCGGAGGCGGAGGAACACGGCCTGGCCGAGGAACAGGCCACCGCGCTGCTGGGGCTCGGCGAGTGCGGGATCGACACGGGCGACCTGGACGCCGCCCGCCGCTGCTTCGAGCGGGCCGAGGCCCGTCTCGCCGACGCCCCGCTCCCGGCCCGCGTCCCGGCCCTGCGCGGACGCGCCGTGACCCACTACCTGGCCGGTGAACTCCGTTACGCCGTCTACCTGTTGGAGTCCACCCTCGACGAGCTCAACCGGGGCGGACTGCCCGACCCGGACGCGCTGCTGCTGCTCTACGCCTCCGTCATCGGCCCGTACATGGACATGGGCGCCCAGGCCCGCGCCGCGCAGGCCGCCGAGTTCGCCCTCGCCCTCGCGCCGCGGGTCGGCGACCCCGCCCTCGTGGCCCGCATGCACCGTTCCGTCGCCCGCACCCTCCTCGCCGAGGGCCGCCTCGCGGAGGCCGACGCCTCACTGGCCAAGGCCGCCGAGCTCTACCGTCAGCTCCACCTGCGCACCGAACTCGCCGACTGCCACTGGACGCGCGGCTACGTCCACGCCCAGAACGGCGAACTGGGCCTCGCCGAGGAAGAATTGAGGACGGCCCAGACCATGCTGTCGGCCCGGCGCGCCGCCCTCCACAGCAGTCAGGTCGCCGTCGAACTGGCCGACGTACTGCACCGCGGGGGCAGGTCGACGGAGGCGGCGGCGCTGCTGCACGGCGTCCTCGGCGACCTGTCCTCCGAGCGCGGCGCCGTGCACGCGGCGGGCGCGCACCGGCTGCTCGGCGTCATCGCCGAGGACGCCCGGGACACGGAGGCGGCCGAGGAGCACTACGTCCGCGCCCTGAGCCTGCTGGAACGCGCGGGCGCGGCCGGCGACCTGGCCGACCTGTGCCGCCTGCTGGGCGACCTGCTGCGCCGCACGGGGCGGGTGGACGCGGCCCTGGACGCCTACCGCACCGGCCTCGCCCACCGGACGACCCCGGGCACGACGACCCTGGGCCCCGCCCCGGCCCAGCCGCCGCTGTAG
- a CDS encoding NPP1 family protein has translation MSLRKIRKAALVAVSAAALAVGMTGSASAGILTALPWQASAFQTKYMPYFDYDADGCYPATAVDASGKTNGGLDTTGSTGGGCKSNHLGSANTYVRTACDANWCAYMYALYFEKDQGTAGLTGHRHDWENAVVWQKRGAETPSYVSVSAHGGYDTRAFNSVERSGNRVHVVYHLDGAATHGFRFAKTGEAPEAWGSGRWDEPTLVSMDRMRSNFSTAFNKLWNFDWSGRDAGQGATGANFPLQDFGDHFKNGLNKAKPSQIPSFNPNLSL, from the coding sequence ATGTCCCTGAGGAAGATCCGCAAGGCCGCCCTCGTGGCCGTCAGCGCCGCAGCACTGGCTGTCGGCATGACGGGCAGCGCGTCCGCCGGAATCCTGACCGCGCTGCCCTGGCAGGCCTCCGCCTTCCAGACCAAGTACATGCCGTACTTCGACTACGACGCGGACGGCTGCTACCCGGCGACCGCCGTCGACGCGAGCGGAAAGACCAACGGCGGCCTCGACACCACCGGCTCGACCGGCGGCGGCTGCAAGAGCAACCACCTCGGCAGCGCCAACACCTACGTGCGGACCGCGTGCGACGCCAACTGGTGCGCGTACATGTACGCCCTCTACTTCGAGAAGGACCAGGGCACGGCCGGCCTCACCGGCCACCGCCACGACTGGGAGAACGCCGTCGTCTGGCAGAAGCGCGGCGCGGAGACCCCGTCGTACGTGTCCGTCTCGGCCCACGGCGGCTACGACACGAGAGCGTTCAACTCGGTCGAGCGCTCCGGCAACCGCGTCCACGTCGTCTACCACCTGGACGGCGCGGCCACCCACGGCTTCCGTTTCGCCAAGACCGGCGAGGCGCCGGAGGCCTGGGGCAGCGGCAGGTGGGACGAGCCGACCCTGGTCTCCATGGACCGGATGAGGTCCAACTTCTCCACGGCCTTCAACAAGCTGTGGAACTTCGACTGGTCGGGCCGCGACGCGGGCCAGGGCGCCACCGGCGCCAACTTCCCGCTCCAGGACTTCGGGGACCACTTCAAGAACGGTCTGAACAAGGCGAAGCCGAGCCAGATCCCGTCCTTCAACCCGAACCTGTCACTCTGA